The Streptomyces sp. NBC_01353 genome contains a region encoding:
- a CDS encoding alpha/beta hydrolase — translation MSSTELPETRTAAAPPASRIRAVRVADGEELRSVALPGLTLTVRARPGNRPGLPPALYVHGLGGSSQNWSALMPLLADQVDGEAVDLPGFGDSPPPDDGNYSVTGHARAVIRLLDAAGRGPVHLIGNSLGGAVSTRVAAVRPDLVRTLTLVAPALPELRAQRTAWPTVMLAVPGVAPLFSKLTRGWTPEQRVRGVLSLCYGDPGRVSDEGFRHAVEEMERRLELPYFWDAMARSSRGIVDAYTLGGQHGLWRQAERVLAPTLLIYGGRDQLVSYRMASKAAAAFRGSRLLTLPDAGHVAMMEYPETVAEAVRELIEACEDGTHDSGGS, via the coding sequence ATGTCGTCGACCGAGCTGCCGGAAACCCGGACCGCCGCCGCACCGCCCGCGTCGCGAATCCGCGCCGTACGGGTGGCGGACGGCGAGGAGTTGCGCTCCGTCGCCCTGCCCGGGCTCACGCTGACCGTGCGCGCCCGCCCCGGTAACCGGCCGGGCCTCCCGCCCGCGCTCTACGTCCACGGGCTCGGCGGCTCCTCGCAGAACTGGTCGGCACTGATGCCGCTGCTGGCCGACCAGGTCGACGGCGAGGCCGTCGACCTGCCCGGCTTCGGCGACTCCCCGCCGCCCGACGACGGCAACTACTCGGTCACCGGACACGCCCGGGCGGTCATCCGACTTCTCGACGCCGCCGGCCGCGGACCGGTCCACCTGATCGGCAACTCGCTCGGCGGCGCCGTCTCCACCCGCGTCGCCGCGGTCCGCCCCGACCTGGTCCGCACCCTCACCCTGGTCGCCCCGGCCCTGCCCGAGCTGCGCGCCCAGCGCACCGCCTGGCCGACCGTGATGCTCGCCGTGCCGGGCGTCGCGCCCCTCTTCTCGAAGCTGACCAGGGGCTGGACGCCGGAGCAGCGGGTCCGCGGGGTGCTCTCCCTCTGTTACGGAGACCCCGGCCGGGTCTCCGACGAGGGCTTCCGACACGCCGTGGAGGAGATGGAGCGGCGCCTGGAACTCCCGTACTTCTGGGACGCCATGGCCCGGTCCTCGCGCGGCATCGTCGACGCGTACACGCTCGGTGGTCAACACGGTCTCTGGCGGCAGGCAGAACGGGTGCTCGCGCCGACACTGCTCATCTACGGTGGCCGTGACCAGCTCGTTTCGTACCGGATGGCGAGCAAGGCGGCCGCCGCGTTCCGCGGCTCGCGCCTCCTGACGCTCCCGGACGCCGGACATGTGGCCATGATGGAGTACCCCGAGACGGTCGCCGAGGCCGTCCGGGAACTGATCGAAGCCTGCGAAGACGGCACACACGACAGCGGCGGGAGCTGA
- a CDS encoding TetR/AcrR family transcriptional regulator yields the protein MTAIEQTEAARPRGTRLPRRARRNQLLGAAQEVFVAQGYHSAAMDDIAERAGVSKPVLYQHFPGKLELYLALLDQHCESLLQAVRTALASTTDNKLRVEATMDAYFAYVEDEGGAFRLVFESDLTNEPAVRERVDRVSLQCAEAISDVIAEDTNLSKDESMLLAVGLGGVSQVVARYWLSSESAIPRDKAVALLTSLAWRGIAGFPLHPTDGQPITDGG from the coding sequence GTGACAGCCATCGAGCAGACAGAGGCAGCACGCCCTCGGGGCACGCGCCTGCCGCGCCGAGCCCGACGGAACCAGCTCCTGGGTGCGGCCCAGGAGGTGTTCGTCGCACAGGGGTACCACTCCGCCGCGATGGACGACATCGCCGAACGGGCGGGCGTCAGCAAGCCGGTGCTCTACCAGCACTTCCCGGGCAAGCTCGAGCTCTACCTGGCTCTGCTCGACCAGCACTGCGAGTCCCTCCTCCAGGCCGTGCGCACGGCGCTGGCGTCGACGACGGACAACAAGCTCCGGGTCGAGGCGACGATGGACGCGTACTTCGCGTACGTGGAGGACGAGGGCGGCGCGTTCCGTCTCGTCTTCGAGTCCGACCTGACCAACGAGCCGGCCGTACGCGAGCGCGTGGACCGGGTCAGCCTCCAGTGCGCCGAGGCGATCTCGGACGTGATCGCGGAGGACACGAACCTCTCCAAGGACGAGTCGATGCTGCTGGCCGTGGGCCTGGGCGGCGTCTCGCAGGTCGTGGCGCGCTACTGGCTCTCCAGCGAGTCCGCCATTCCCCGCGACAAGGCGGTGGCGCTGCTGACCTCGCTGGCCTGGCGCGGTATCGCGGGCTTCCCGCTGCACCCGACGGACGGCCAGCCGATCACCGACGGCGGCTGA
- a CDS encoding ABC transporter permease, with protein MTRFVLKRLAGAVLVLLALSVLVYALFYLAPGDPARLACGERCSPQQVAQVREQLGLNQSVFAQYGQFLQGVLVGRDYSTGTSVLHCDAPCLGLSYQTDQQVTQLVLERLPATASLALGAMVIWLVVGVGTGLLSALRRGGLTERTLTVLTLAGTGTPVFILGLLLLMAVCAYLQWLPFPTYVPLGEDPEQWAWNMLLPWITLGFFESAKYARLTRSSTLETLAEDHIRTFRAYGVGERAVVGRHALRGAVPPVIALSAVDLGSMFGGAVLTESLFGIPGLGKTLIDGVREIDLPVVVGVVMVIGTAVVLANVIADLLYAAADRRVVLT; from the coding sequence ATGACGCGCTTCGTCCTCAAGCGGCTCGCGGGGGCCGTGCTCGTCCTTCTCGCGCTGTCCGTCCTCGTCTACGCGCTCTTCTACCTCGCGCCCGGCGACCCCGCCCGGCTCGCCTGCGGCGAACGCTGCAGCCCGCAGCAGGTGGCCCAGGTGCGCGAGCAACTCGGCCTGAACCAGAGCGTCTTCGCGCAGTACGGACAGTTCCTCCAGGGCGTCCTCGTCGGCCGCGACTACAGCACCGGCACCTCCGTGCTCCACTGCGACGCGCCCTGCCTCGGCCTGTCGTACCAGACAGACCAGCAGGTCACCCAGCTCGTCCTGGAGCGGCTGCCCGCCACCGCCTCGCTCGCCCTGGGCGCGATGGTCATCTGGCTCGTCGTCGGCGTCGGCACCGGGCTGCTCTCCGCGCTGCGCCGCGGCGGCCTCACCGAGCGGACGCTGACCGTGCTGACCCTCGCCGGAACCGGCACGCCCGTCTTCATCCTCGGACTGCTCCTGCTGATGGCCGTCTGCGCGTACCTGCAATGGCTGCCGTTCCCCACGTACGTGCCGCTCGGCGAGGACCCCGAGCAGTGGGCGTGGAACATGCTCCTGCCCTGGATCACCCTCGGCTTCTTCGAATCGGCCAAGTACGCGCGGCTGACCCGGAGTTCCACGCTGGAGACGCTCGCCGAAGACCACATCCGCACCTTCCGGGCGTACGGCGTGGGCGAGCGGGCGGTCGTCGGGCGGCACGCGCTGCGCGGCGCCGTGCCGCCGGTGATCGCGCTCAGCGCGGTCGACCTCGGCTCGATGTTCGGCGGCGCGGTGCTCACCGAGTCCCTCTTCGGCATCCCCGGGCTCGGCAAGACTCTCATCGACGGGGTGCGGGAGATCGACCTGCCGGTGGTGGTGGGTGTGGTGATGGTGATCGGCACGGCCGTGGTCCTGGCGAACGTGATCGCCGACCTGCTGTACGCCGCCGCCGACCGAAGGGTGGTTCTGACATGA
- a CDS encoding ABC transporter permease, with protein MTALTEATVPVAEIPATGAARQVWRRLRTRPSALVAAGVLALLVLLAAAAPLLAALAGQDATTYHDDLVDSARGGVPLGSFGGISADHWLGVEPGTGRDLFVRLLHGARISLLVAIGATAVQVLIGLVIGLAAGLGNRVVDAVLGRLTDVLVALPMLVLAIALTAVVPPDFPRPLLLILVIGVLGWGGTSKIVRAQTLTLKSLDFVAAARLAGSGRWRVARRELVPSLAAPVITYAAILVPVNMVVEASLSFLGVGVKPPTPSWGQMLSTAQTWFRADPTYVLLPAGMLFVTVLAFTVLGDAVRAALDPREASRLGVGTRKDARRGPREDAPTRSGKHPRTATRGDSRTGPRKEASS; from the coding sequence GTGACCGCGCTGACCGAAGCGACGGTGCCCGTGGCGGAGATCCCCGCCACGGGCGCCGCCCGGCAGGTATGGCGGCGCCTGCGCACCCGCCCCTCGGCGCTCGTCGCCGCCGGAGTCCTCGCCCTGCTCGTCCTCCTCGCGGCCGCCGCGCCGCTCCTCGCCGCGCTGGCCGGTCAGGACGCCACCACGTACCACGACGACCTCGTCGACTCGGCGCGTGGCGGGGTCCCGCTCGGCTCCTTCGGCGGGATCAGCGCCGACCACTGGCTCGGCGTCGAACCGGGCACGGGCCGCGACCTGTTCGTACGGCTGCTCCACGGCGCCCGGATCTCCCTCCTCGTCGCCATCGGCGCGACGGCCGTCCAGGTGCTCATCGGGCTCGTGATCGGCCTGGCCGCCGGACTCGGCAACCGTGTCGTCGACGCCGTCCTCGGCCGTCTGACCGATGTCCTGGTCGCGCTGCCGATGCTCGTGCTCGCCATCGCCCTGACCGCCGTCGTCCCCCCGGACTTCCCGCGCCCGCTGCTGCTGATCCTCGTGATCGGCGTCCTCGGCTGGGGCGGTACGTCCAAGATCGTGCGGGCGCAGACCCTCACCCTCAAGAGCCTGGACTTCGTGGCCGCGGCGCGGCTCGCGGGCTCCGGCCGGTGGCGGGTGGCCCGGCGCGAGCTCGTCCCCTCGCTCGCGGCGCCCGTCATCACGTACGCGGCGATCCTCGTGCCCGTGAACATGGTCGTCGAGGCCTCGCTCTCCTTCCTCGGTGTGGGGGTGAAGCCGCCGACGCCGTCGTGGGGGCAGATGCTGTCGACCGCGCAGACCTGGTTCCGTGCCGATCCGACGTACGTGCTGCTGCCCGCCGGAATGCTCTTCGTGACCGTGCTCGCCTTCACGGTGCTCGGGGACGCGGTGCGCGCGGCCCTCGACCCGCGCGAGGCGAGCCGGCTCGGCGTCGGCACCCGCAAGGACGCGCGCAGGGGACCGCGCGAGGACGCGCCGACACGTTCGGGCAAGCATCCACGTACAGCCACGCGCGGGGACTCGCGTACGGGACCCCGCAAGGAGGCGTCCTCATGA
- a CDS encoding ABC transporter substrate-binding protein, whose translation MRQPSVISRRLAAAAIGLVLASGAVACAGPQDGAGDRTAGGTSEGAPRKGGTLTVLNAEAQSDFDPARLYTSGGGNVPSLVFRTLTTRNREAGAAGTQVVPDLATDTGRPNKDATEWTYTLKDGLKFEDGTPITSADVKYGIQRSFAAELSGGAPYLRDWLVGGDTYQGPYKDKKGLASIITPDAKTIVFKLKKPEGEFPFLATQTQFAPVPKAKDTGAKYEEHPVSSGPYKVVTNKNDGEHLVLERNEHWDPKTDEERKAYPDTIDVRSGLDEAVINQRLSTSSGADAAALTTDTNLGPAELAQIGSDKELAARVGTGHFGFTNYIAFNPKVKPFDNIKVRQAISYAINRTSVVNAAGGSALAEPATTFLPEQKAFGFTPYDHFPAGETGDPAKAKELLKEAGHPNGLTVTLLHSTAQNRTTSPEIATAVQEALGKAGITVKLDGQEPNSFNEKRWSVKDAPGFFLSRWGADWPAGGPFLAPIFDGRQIVTNGSNYNHAQLNDPAVNKEIDEINKLADLKDAAARWGALDKKIGEQALDVPLFHPVYKQLVGKDVKNVVISDWTGVLDISQVAVK comes from the coding sequence ATGCGCCAACCGTCCGTCATATCGCGCCGCCTGGCAGCGGCCGCCATCGGTCTCGTCCTGGCCTCGGGCGCCGTCGCCTGCGCCGGCCCCCAGGACGGAGCGGGCGACAGGACCGCCGGTGGTACGAGCGAGGGCGCGCCGCGCAAGGGCGGCACCCTGACCGTCCTCAACGCCGAGGCGCAGTCCGACTTCGACCCCGCCCGCCTCTACACCTCCGGCGGCGGCAACGTTCCCTCCCTCGTCTTCCGTACGCTCACCACCCGCAACCGCGAGGCGGGCGCCGCCGGCACCCAGGTCGTCCCCGACCTCGCCACCGACACCGGCCGCCCCAACAAGGACGCCACCGAGTGGACGTACACGCTGAAGGACGGCCTGAAGTTCGAGGACGGCACGCCGATCACCAGCGCCGACGTCAAGTACGGCATCCAGCGTTCCTTCGCGGCCGAACTCTCCGGCGGCGCACCGTACTTGCGTGACTGGCTGGTCGGCGGCGACACCTACCAGGGTCCGTACAAGGACAAGAAGGGCCTCGCCTCGATCATCACGCCCGACGCGAAGACGATCGTCTTCAAGCTGAAGAAGCCCGAGGGCGAGTTCCCGTTCCTCGCCACCCAGACCCAGTTCGCCCCGGTCCCCAAGGCCAAGGACACCGGCGCGAAGTACGAGGAGCACCCGGTCTCCTCCGGCCCGTACAAGGTCGTCACGAACAAGAACGACGGCGAGCACCTCGTCCTCGAGCGCAACGAGCACTGGGACCCCAAGACCGACGAGGAGCGCAAGGCATACCCCGACACGATCGACGTCAGGTCGGGTCTGGACGAGGCCGTCATCAACCAGCGCCTGTCCACATCCTCGGGCGCCGACGCCGCCGCCCTCACCACCGACACCAACCTCGGCCCGGCCGAGCTCGCCCAGATCGGCTCCGACAAGGAGCTCGCCGCCCGCGTCGGCACCGGCCACTTCGGCTTCACCAACTACATCGCCTTCAACCCGAAGGTGAAGCCCTTCGACAACATCAAGGTGCGCCAGGCGATCTCGTACGCGATCAACCGCACCAGCGTCGTCAACGCGGCCGGCGGCTCCGCGCTCGCCGAGCCCGCCACGACCTTCCTGCCCGAGCAGAAGGCCTTCGGCTTCACGCCCTACGACCACTTCCCGGCAGGCGAGACCGGTGACCCGGCCAAGGCCAAGGAGCTCCTGAAGGAGGCCGGCCACCCGAACGGCCTCACCGTCACGCTGCTGCACTCCACCGCGCAGAACCGCACCACCAGCCCCGAGATCGCCACCGCCGTCCAGGAGGCGCTCGGCAAGGCCGGCATCACGGTGAAGCTGGACGGCCAGGAGCCCAACTCCTTCAACGAGAAGAGGTGGAGCGTCAAGGACGCGCCCGGCTTCTTCCTCTCCCGCTGGGGCGCCGACTGGCCCGCCGGCGGCCCGTTCCTCGCGCCGATCTTCGACGGCCGCCAGATCGTCACCAACGGCTCCAACTACAACCACGCGCAGCTGAACGACCCGGCGGTCAACAAGGAGATCGACGAGATCAACAAGCTGGCCGACCTCAAGGACGCCGCCGCCCGCTGGGGCGCGCTCGACAAGAAGATCGGCGAGCAGGCGCTCGACGTGCCGCTCTTCCACCCCGTCTACAAGCAGCTCGTCGGCAAGGACGTCAAGAACGTCGTCATCAGCGACTGGACCGGCGTCCTCGACATCTCGCAGGTCGCGGTCAAGTGA
- a CDS encoding DUF3492 domain-containing protein has translation MRIGLLTEGGYPYATGESRLWCDRLVRGLAPHDFDLYALSRSARQEEAGWVDLPPQVRRVRTAPLWAPEDDGHTYGRRERRFFAGHFGALATGVCAEDDAVAVRAFADGLYGLAGLARERGGLYAALRSELAVRTLESACRAPGARRGVADATVPDYLAFVDQLERALRPMSLDWYGEDGLGAVDLCHAASGGSAALPGLLAKRFFGTPLLVTEYGVQLRAHYLAATDAPLSAPVRALLAAFHGRLAAEVYRQAALLTPGNTHARRWQEKCGADRAKLRTVYPGMESERFTEVGEDEESGDPATLVWVGRVEPAKDLIALLHAFAEVRKAQPDVRLRIIAAPVRESGAEAYLAHCRALAAQLFPDEAAGAHDVGENPVTFEEIGGPEAPTLAEAYAAGAVVVLSSVVEGFPISLVEAMFCARATVSTDVGAVVEVIGGTGLVVPPRNPRALADACLALLRDPERRYRLGAAARARALELFTVEQNLAAFRGIYLELLSHAPVRRHAAEGVPFAHPAEAYVPGTWADQPVSAAVAGDPDA, from the coding sequence ATGCGGATCGGACTGCTGACGGAGGGTGGCTACCCGTACGCCACGGGTGAGTCCAGGCTCTGGTGCGACCGGCTCGTGCGCGGGCTCGCGCCGCACGACTTCGACCTGTACGCCCTCAGCCGCAGCGCCCGGCAGGAGGAGGCCGGCTGGGTCGACCTGCCCCCGCAGGTCCGGCGCGTCCGCACGGCCCCGCTCTGGGCGCCCGAGGACGACGGACACACATACGGCCGGCGCGAACGGCGCTTCTTCGCCGGCCACTTCGGAGCGCTCGCGACCGGCGTCTGCGCCGAGGACGACGCGGTGGCCGTGCGCGCCTTCGCCGACGGGCTCTACGGACTGGCCGGGCTCGCCCGCGAGCGCGGCGGTCTCTATGCGGCCCTCCGCTCCGAACTCGCGGTCCGCACTCTGGAGTCCGCCTGCCGCGCCCCCGGCGCACGCCGGGGTGTGGCGGACGCCACCGTGCCCGACTACCTCGCTTTCGTCGACCAGCTGGAGCGCGCCCTGCGCCCAATGTCGCTCGACTGGTACGGCGAGGACGGCCTCGGCGCGGTCGACCTCTGCCACGCCGCGTCCGGCGGATCGGCGGCGCTTCCCGGCCTGTTGGCCAAACGCTTCTTCGGGACTCCGCTGCTGGTCACCGAGTACGGCGTCCAGCTGCGCGCGCACTACCTCGCCGCCACCGACGCACCGCTCTCCGCGCCCGTGCGCGCCCTGCTCGCCGCCTTCCACGGCCGGCTCGCCGCCGAGGTCTACCGGCAGGCCGCGCTCCTCACCCCCGGCAACACGCACGCCCGCCGCTGGCAGGAGAAGTGCGGGGCCGACCGGGCCAAACTGCGCACGGTCTACCCGGGCATGGAGTCCGAGCGGTTCACCGAGGTCGGCGAGGACGAGGAGAGCGGCGACCCGGCCACCCTCGTCTGGGTCGGCCGCGTCGAACCCGCCAAGGACCTGATCGCCCTGCTGCACGCCTTCGCCGAGGTGCGCAAGGCCCAGCCCGACGTCCGGCTGCGGATCATCGCGGCCCCGGTGCGCGAGTCCGGCGCCGAGGCGTACCTCGCGCACTGTCGGGCGCTCGCGGCGCAGCTCTTCCCCGACGAGGCCGCCGGGGCGCACGACGTCGGCGAGAACCCGGTCACCTTCGAGGAGATCGGCGGACCGGAGGCGCCGACGCTCGCCGAGGCGTACGCGGCGGGCGCGGTCGTGGTCCTCTCCAGCGTCGTCGAGGGCTTCCCGATCAGCCTGGTCGAGGCCATGTTCTGCGCGCGGGCGACGGTCTCCACGGACGTGGGCGCGGTCGTCGAGGTCATCGGCGGCACCGGACTCGTCGTGCCCCCGCGCAATCCGCGGGCGCTCGCGGACGCGTGCCTTGCGCTCCTGCGCGACCCCGAGCGCCGCTACCGCCTGGGCGCCGCGGCCCGCGCCCGCGCGCTCGAACTCTTCACCGTCGAGCAGAACCTCGCGGCATTTCGCGGCATCTACCTGGAACTCCTCTCCCACGCACCCGTGCGCCGCCATGCCGCCGAGGGCGTCCCCTTCGCCCACCCGGCGGAGGCGTACGTCCCCGGCACCTGGGCGGACCAGCCCGTGAGCGCCGCCGTCGCGGGAGACCCCGATGCCTGA
- a CDS encoding NAD-dependent epimerase/dehydratase family protein encodes MRVLLLGANGFLGRFVADRLLADPAVHLTALGRGDDADVRFDLAGGSPGALTRFLDAVHPGVVVNCAGATRGGARELTRHNTVAVATVCEALRRSGCGARLVQVGCASEYGPSQPGSSTAEDAVPRPGGPYGVSKLAATELVLGSGLDAVVLRVFSPVGPGTPAGSPLGRLAEAMRRAMQAGDGELKLSGLGVQRDFVDVRDVARAVHAASLSAAQGVVNIGTGRAVRLRDAAAVLARVAGYAGTLHELDGPHGPHGPHGPHQRPVIGAPRTETIAEQLAAAPYPYPDGCGSWQQADVRTARDRLGWRPRINLEESLADIWMEAACRI; translated from the coding sequence ATGAGGGTGCTGCTGCTCGGAGCCAATGGATTCCTCGGCCGCTTCGTCGCCGACCGGCTGCTCGCCGACCCGGCCGTGCACCTCACCGCCCTCGGGCGGGGCGACGACGCCGACGTACGGTTCGACCTCGCCGGCGGCAGCCCCGGCGCCCTGACCCGGTTCCTGGACGCCGTCCACCCCGGAGTCGTCGTCAACTGCGCGGGCGCCACCCGCGGCGGCGCCCGCGAACTGACCCGGCACAACACCGTCGCCGTCGCCACCGTCTGCGAGGCCTTGCGCCGCAGCGGCTGCGGCGCCCGGCTCGTCCAGGTCGGCTGCGCCTCGGAGTACGGGCCCAGTCAGCCCGGCTCCTCCACCGCCGAGGACGCCGTGCCCCGCCCCGGCGGCCCCTACGGGGTCTCGAAGCTGGCGGCGACCGAACTCGTCCTGGGGTCGGGCCTCGACGCCGTGGTGCTTCGGGTGTTCTCGCCCGTGGGCCCCGGCACCCCCGCCGGCTCCCCGCTCGGCCGCCTCGCCGAGGCCATGCGCCGCGCCATGCAGGCAGGCGACGGCGAGCTCAAGCTCAGCGGCCTCGGCGTGCAGCGCGACTTCGTCGACGTACGGGACGTGGCCCGCGCCGTCCACGCGGCCTCGCTCTCCGCCGCCCAGGGTGTCGTCAACATCGGCACCGGCCGCGCGGTCAGGCTGCGCGACGCCGCCGCCGTGCTGGCCCGCGTCGCCGGATACGCCGGGACCCTGCACGAACTCGACGGCCCGCACGGCCCGCACGGCCCGCACGGCCCGCACCAGCGACCCGTCATCGGCGCCCCCCGCACCGAGACCATCGCCGAACAGCTGGCCGCCGCGCCCTACCCGTACCCCGACGGCTGCGGCAGCTGGCAGCAGGCCGACGTCCGCACCGCACGCGACCGGCTCGGCTGGCGCCCCAGGATCAACCTGGAGGAGTCGCTCGCCGACATCTGGATGGAGGCGGCATGTCGCATCTGA
- a CDS encoding spherulation-specific family 4 protein: MSHLTASTTGAVQMAELGFGVPGYAHPLIAPVEWAELTRPGTPLHWAVLNVAEGPGDRPDPHCLEASGRLRNAGIRVLGHLDLCHGSREFGEIVSDAHRFLDWYKVDGFYLDRCPTDRVDLPEVRRVTATLEAVLDGEAHLVLGHGTHPYPGYAETADQLVTFSGPWTDYRWSQVAEWTAEYPPEKFVHLVHGVPRSHLDEAMRIARWQGAGTIFFTDHADHSGQTDPFQTLPGYWDEIVSRIGPGVSE; encoded by the coding sequence ATGTCGCATCTGACCGCGAGCACGACCGGGGCCGTACAGATGGCGGAGTTGGGCTTCGGGGTCCCCGGCTACGCCCACCCGCTGATCGCCCCCGTCGAATGGGCCGAACTGACCCGCCCCGGCACCCCCCTGCACTGGGCCGTGCTCAACGTCGCCGAAGGGCCGGGCGACCGGCCCGACCCGCACTGCCTGGAGGCGTCCGGCCGGCTGCGGAACGCGGGGATCAGGGTCCTCGGGCATCTGGACCTCTGCCACGGCTCGCGCGAGTTCGGCGAGATCGTCTCGGACGCCCACCGCTTCCTCGACTGGTACAAGGTCGACGGCTTCTACCTGGACCGGTGCCCCACCGACCGGGTCGACCTGCCCGAGGTGAGGCGCGTCACGGCCACCCTGGAGGCGGTCCTCGACGGCGAGGCTCACCTCGTTCTCGGCCATGGCACCCATCCGTACCCGGGCTACGCCGAGACGGCCGACCAGCTGGTCACCTTCTCCGGGCCGTGGACGGACTACCGCTGGTCGCAGGTGGCCGAGTGGACCGCCGAGTATCCGCCGGAGAAGTTCGTCCATCTCGTCCACGGGGTGCCGCGCAGTCACCTCGACGAAGCGATGCGGATCGCCCGCTGGCAGGGAGCGGGGACGATCTTCTTCACGGACCACGCGGACCACTCGGGACAAACCGATCCATTCCAAACTCTGCCCGGCTACTGGGACGAAATCGTCTCGCGCATTGGACCGGGTGTCTCGGAATGA
- a CDS encoding Ms4533A family Cys-rich leader peptide encodes MSHRHVTFERAAIELALIGVTGHTVSDVLCS; translated from the coding sequence ATGTCGCACCGTCACGTCACCTTCGAGCGCGCCGCCATTGAGCTGGCGCTCATCGGCGTGACCGGACACACCGTGTCCGACGTTCTCTGTAGCTGA
- a CDS encoding DUF3107 domain-containing protein → MEVKIGVQHAPREIVLESGQSAEEVERAVADALAGKATLLSLTDEKGRKVLVPAEKIAYVEIGEPAVRRVGFGAL, encoded by the coding sequence GTGGAGGTCAAGATCGGCGTGCAGCACGCACCCCGGGAGATCGTTCTGGAGAGCGGGCAGTCCGCCGAGGAGGTCGAGCGCGCCGTGGCCGACGCGCTCGCCGGCAAGGCAACGCTGCTCAGCCTCACGGACGAGAAGGGCCGCAAGGTCCTGGTGCCGGCCGAGAAGATCGCGTACGTGGAGATCGGTGAGCCCGCGGTCCGCCGCGTGGGCTTCGGCGCGCTCTGA
- a CDS encoding DUF3152 domain-containing protein, with protein sequence MDTGQREAPGSGTGRRRREPGQDGYTPAAQGQQSPYGQSGHGRHGGAGPQQGAGQTGYAQGTYGQGPSTQGPSIQGARTQGGYGQGGYGQGAYGPGGGRPVWDTPMHGTPIYTAPGDTAVRGGHPEHTETPARPQRYTDLREAPRPTRDETAPQAPFIPGQRRESRPEELPEEQPAKTGGKGRTFTGIAAAAVTTVLAVVVAGQVAERDSGSPLAHSADGSADRAVEDGASRSDSRPTPTQAAPAAPSAPAPLPTYEQLMSRQFPIDPKLKGSGEFEAVAGFEKAPGKGRKIRYRVDVEKGLGLDAALFAQAVQKTLNDERSWAGQGEMTFERISSGDPEFVVTLASPGTTGVWCAKSDLDTTVDNVSCDSASTSRVMINAFRWAQGSETFGDKAMFAYRQMLINHEVGHRLGHSHVTCRTPGALAPVMQQQTKSLDIDGIKCRPNPWVHPGS encoded by the coding sequence GTGGATACGGGGCAGCGAGAAGCGCCGGGGTCGGGGACGGGACGCCGCAGGCGCGAGCCGGGCCAGGACGGGTACACCCCGGCGGCCCAGGGGCAGCAGAGTCCGTACGGGCAGAGCGGACACGGCCGCCACGGCGGCGCGGGACCGCAGCAAGGCGCCGGGCAGACCGGCTACGCCCAGGGCACGTACGGGCAGGGCCCGAGCACGCAGGGCCCGAGCATCCAGGGCGCGCGCACCCAGGGCGGGTACGGACAGGGCGGGTACGGACAGGGGGCGTACGGGCCCGGCGGCGGCCGGCCGGTCTGGGACACCCCGATGCACGGCACGCCGATCTACACCGCCCCAGGCGACACGGCGGTACGGGGCGGGCATCCCGAGCACACCGAAACGCCGGCGCGGCCCCAGCGCTACACGGACCTGCGGGAGGCGCCCCGGCCGACCCGGGACGAGACCGCACCGCAGGCCCCCTTCATCCCCGGTCAGCGGCGCGAGTCCCGTCCCGAGGAGCTTCCCGAGGAACAGCCGGCCAAGACCGGCGGCAAGGGCCGGACCTTCACCGGCATCGCGGCCGCCGCCGTCACCACCGTCCTCGCCGTCGTCGTGGCCGGTCAGGTGGCCGAACGGGACTCCGGCAGCCCGCTGGCCCACTCGGCCGACGGCTCCGCCGACCGGGCCGTCGAGGACGGCGCCTCGCGCTCCGACAGCCGGCCGACACCCACGCAGGCCGCACCGGCCGCACCGAGCGCCCCCGCCCCGCTGCCCACGTACGAGCAGCTGATGTCACGTCAGTTCCCCATCGACCCCAAGCTCAAGGGCTCGGGCGAGTTCGAGGCCGTGGCCGGCTTCGAAAAGGCGCCGGGCAAGGGGAGGAAGATCCGCTACCGGGTCGACGTCGAGAAGGGGCTCGGGCTCGACGCGGCACTCTTCGCGCAGGCCGTGCAGAAGACCCTCAACGACGAGCGGAGCTGGGCCGGTCAGGGTGAGATGACCTTCGAGCGGATTTCCAGCGGGGACCCGGAGTTCGTGGTCACTCTCGCCAGTCCCGGCACCACCGGTGTCTGGTGCGCGAAGTCCGACCTGGACACCACCGTCGACAATGTCTCCTGCGACTCCGCGTCCACCTCCCGGGTGATGATCAACGCATTCCGCTGGGCGCAGGGCTCGGAGACCTTCGGCGACAAGGCGATGTTCGCCTATCGCCAGATGCTCATCAACCACGAGGTCGGACACCGGCTCGGACACAGCCACGTGACCTGCCGTACGCCCGGCGCCCTCGCCCCCGTGATGCAGCAGCAGACCAAGTCCCTGGACATCGACGGCATCAAGTGCCGCCCCAACCCCTGGGTGCATCCCGGGAGTTGA